Proteins encoded in a region of the Pontibacillus halophilus JSM 076056 = DSM 19796 genome:
- a CDS encoding calcium-translocating P-type ATPase, SERCA-type translates to MKWYQYQTDSLARKLAVNMKQGLTEQQAAERLRKFGPNVLEEGQQVKWYMLLFRQFQDFMVLVLLAATLVSGLLGEYIDAIAIMAIVLVNGILGFFQERKAEKSLSKLKELSAPVAYCLRGNEWKKTPSSELVVGDVVKVSSGDRISADLRLVEVRGLEVEESALTGESLPVAKNNQPLSEEHVELGDQSNMAFTGTLVTRGNGIGVVVGTGMDTAMGQIASMLVSTERIPTPLERKLEELGKILIVTALLLTLFVVVIGVLQGHPIYQMFLAGVSLAVAAIPEGLPAIVTVALSLGVQRMIKKKAIVRKLSAVETLGCASVICSDKTGTMTENQMTVKHIFTMDDALYVTGEGYDVSGSFFDNGNEIELSQLPDVRNMLLYGNLCNHAKLVKKDDAFALDGDPTEGAIVVAGRKARIDEQTLSGWTIIHEIPFDSDRKRMTVVVEDNHGKRLSITKGAPDVLLPRTSMVKTVARVKPMQKKEEQAISSSISSMADEALRTIAICYKPLSNTEDFTDYTLEKDLIFAGVVGMIDPPRKEVKAAISECRAAGIKTVMITGDHAKTAEAIAKQLELIPDKGLVMEGSQVSNLSDDQLDDLIDDIYVFARVTPQHKLKIVQSFQRKGHVVAMTGDGVNDAPAIKASDIGVSMGRSGTDVAKESSSLILLDDNFATIKAAIHEGRNIYDNIRKFIRYLLASNVGEILVMLFAMLLALPLPLVPVQILWVNLVTDGLPAMALGLDQSEGDVLKRAPRKPTEGIFSRGLGFKIISRGILIGIVTLMAFIWAYDGTTEGLVYAQTVAFSTLVMAQLIHVFDCRSEKSVFSRNPFQNLYLVGAVVSSVLLLLVVLYYEPLQPVFHTTDLVLYDWGMILALSAVPTLFFGFTKK, encoded by the coding sequence GTGAAGTGGTATCAATATCAAACAGATAGCCTGGCAAGAAAGCTTGCTGTCAATATGAAACAAGGTTTAACCGAGCAACAAGCGGCAGAACGATTGCGTAAGTTCGGTCCGAACGTATTAGAAGAAGGGCAGCAAGTGAAATGGTACATGCTCTTGTTCAGGCAATTTCAAGATTTCATGGTGCTTGTGCTATTAGCCGCTACCCTTGTATCTGGCTTACTTGGGGAGTACATCGATGCTATAGCCATCATGGCAATCGTGCTTGTGAATGGAATACTAGGCTTCTTTCAAGAACGAAAGGCAGAGAAATCCCTGTCAAAGTTAAAAGAACTATCGGCTCCTGTTGCCTATTGCTTGAGGGGGAATGAATGGAAGAAAACGCCTTCTAGTGAGTTGGTTGTGGGAGACGTTGTGAAAGTCTCAAGTGGAGATCGGATTAGCGCAGACCTAAGACTTGTGGAAGTCAGAGGACTCGAAGTTGAGGAATCTGCGTTAACTGGAGAGTCATTGCCTGTTGCCAAGAACAATCAGCCTCTATCAGAGGAACACGTGGAACTTGGAGACCAGTCTAATATGGCGTTCACCGGGACACTTGTGACCCGAGGAAATGGAATCGGTGTTGTGGTCGGCACAGGAATGGACACAGCAATGGGTCAAATCGCTTCCATGCTCGTATCTACAGAACGAATCCCAACGCCACTTGAGCGGAAGCTTGAGGAATTAGGGAAGATCTTGATTGTTACTGCTTTACTTCTAACGCTATTTGTCGTAGTCATTGGTGTGTTACAAGGTCATCCTATTTATCAAATGTTCTTAGCAGGAGTGTCGTTGGCTGTTGCGGCCATACCAGAGGGCTTGCCAGCCATTGTCACCGTAGCCCTGTCACTCGGAGTCCAGCGAATGATTAAGAAGAAAGCTATTGTACGTAAACTCTCTGCTGTCGAGACGCTTGGCTGCGCCTCTGTGATTTGTTCTGACAAAACGGGTACGATGACGGAGAACCAAATGACTGTTAAGCACATCTTTACGATGGATGATGCATTGTATGTGACGGGGGAAGGATACGATGTATCTGGATCGTTTTTCGATAATGGAAATGAAATCGAATTAAGTCAACTTCCTGACGTACGGAACATGTTGTTATATGGAAACTTGTGCAACCATGCGAAGTTAGTAAAGAAAGACGATGCGTTCGCACTAGATGGAGACCCGACAGAAGGGGCGATTGTTGTAGCCGGAAGGAAGGCTCGGATAGATGAACAGACGTTATCTGGCTGGACAATTATCCATGAGATTCCATTCGACTCAGATCGAAAGCGGATGACAGTTGTTGTAGAAGATAATCATGGCAAGCGGCTCTCTATTACGAAAGGCGCTCCTGATGTCTTGCTGCCAAGGACAAGTATGGTTAAAACGGTGGCTCGAGTAAAGCCGATGCAGAAGAAAGAGGAGCAGGCGATAAGTTCGTCGATTTCCTCTATGGCTGATGAGGCATTAAGGACCATTGCGATTTGCTACAAGCCACTGTCAAATACGGAAGACTTTACCGATTATACACTTGAGAAAGACCTTATATTTGCAGGGGTAGTCGGAATGATCGACCCTCCTCGTAAAGAAGTGAAGGCGGCCATTTCGGAATGTCGCGCTGCAGGTATTAAAACGGTGATGATTACAGGAGATCATGCGAAGACTGCTGAAGCCATTGCCAAACAGCTTGAGCTTATACCAGATAAGGGACTTGTGATGGAAGGCAGTCAAGTCTCCAACTTATCAGATGATCAGCTTGATGATCTTATTGATGATATTTATGTCTTCGCTCGTGTAACCCCGCAACATAAGCTAAAGATTGTCCAATCATTCCAGCGGAAGGGGCACGTAGTGGCGATGACGGGGGACGGGGTCAATGATGCCCCTGCTATAAAAGCGAGTGACATTGGAGTTTCTATGGGAAGAAGCGGAACGGATGTCGCGAAAGAGTCCTCCTCACTCATCTTACTGGATGATAACTTTGCTACGATTAAAGCAGCGATTCATGAAGGACGAAATATCTATGACAACATCCGAAAGTTTATTCGGTACTTGCTTGCTTCGAATGTTGGTGAGATCTTAGTCATGTTGTTTGCGATGCTGCTTGCGTTGCCGTTGCCGCTTGTGCCAGTTCAAATCTTATGGGTGAACCTTGTGACGGATGGACTACCAGCAATGGCACTAGGTCTAGACCAATCAGAAGGTGATGTGTTGAAGCGAGCACCGCGTAAGCCGACGGAAGGCATCTTCTCAAGAGGTTTAGGATTTAAGATTATTTCTAGAGGGATCTTAATTGGGATTGTGACGTTAATGGCATTTATTTGGGCGTATGATGGGACGACGGAAGGACTTGTATATGCTCAAACGGTTGCCTTTAGCACATTAGTCATGGCCCAGCTGATTCACGTGTTTGACTGTAGAAGCGAGAAATCCGTTTTCTCGAGAAACCCGTTCCAGAACCTTTATCTGGTCGGAGCAGTCGTCTCGTCTGTCTTGTTATTGCTTGTTGTCCTTTACTATGAACCGCTTCAGCCTGTGTTCCATACAACCGATCTAGTACTGTACGATTGGGGTATGATTTTAGCTTTGAGTGCGGTGCCAACGCTGTTTTTTGGGTTTACAAAGAAGTAA
- a CDS encoding NCS2 family permease translates to MNQFFQLTKNNTNTRTEVVAGFTTFLSMVYIIVVNPGILSAAGVPFDQVFMATIISAIVGTLIMGLLANYPIAIAPGMGLNVYFTTTVAKYGFGYEVIFGAVFLAGLLFIVLSLTSFREKLIEAIPDSLKYGISSGIGLFITFVGLEMGGILAPSEEGLIGDLSTSTATLTLIGLGITLVLLARNVKGALFIGMILTALVAYFFTGDLTFKEGTSFVDLPPMPVFFDMNLGLVLTNIVTEGLYIVIFAFLLVTIFDTTGTIIGVAEQAGYMKDGKLPNAKPALLADAVATSVGATFGTSPSTAYIESTTGVAAGGRTGLTSVVVASLFFVSMFFSGIIQAIANVPSITAPVLIIVGCFMIENLSRIDWKTFDESFPAFAILLAMPLTSSIAEGIAIGFITYPLLKLVSGKGKEVHWLLYLFAVIFAVYLIFL, encoded by the coding sequence ATGAATCAGTTCTTTCAACTCACAAAAAACAATACAAATACACGAACGGAAGTCGTTGCCGGCTTCACGACATTCTTGTCGATGGTGTATATTATCGTCGTCAATCCCGGAATTTTATCCGCAGCAGGTGTACCATTTGATCAAGTCTTCATGGCCACAATCATTAGTGCGATTGTAGGAACACTAATCATGGGTCTACTAGCAAACTATCCAATTGCCATCGCGCCTGGTATGGGCTTGAATGTGTACTTTACAACTACCGTAGCCAAGTACGGATTTGGATACGAAGTTATCTTTGGAGCGGTCTTCCTAGCAGGGTTACTCTTTATTGTGCTAAGTTTAACGTCGTTTCGAGAGAAATTGATTGAAGCCATACCTGATTCACTTAAGTACGGAATTTCATCAGGTATTGGATTGTTTATCACATTTGTTGGTTTAGAAATGGGAGGAATCCTCGCACCGAGTGAAGAAGGATTAATTGGGGATTTATCAACCTCCACAGCCACCCTTACGTTAATTGGCTTAGGAATTACATTGGTTTTACTTGCACGTAACGTGAAAGGCGCATTGTTTATTGGGATGATTCTGACAGCGCTCGTAGCTTATTTCTTTACAGGTGACCTTACCTTTAAAGAAGGGACATCATTTGTGGATCTACCACCTATGCCTGTGTTCTTTGATATGAACTTAGGATTGGTGTTAACGAATATCGTGACAGAAGGATTATATATTGTCATTTTTGCATTTTTACTTGTAACAATCTTTGATACGACTGGCACCATAATTGGTGTAGCGGAACAAGCGGGATACATGAAGGATGGGAAGTTGCCGAATGCAAAGCCTGCATTGTTAGCAGATGCAGTTGCAACATCAGTAGGTGCAACATTTGGTACGAGCCCCTCAACCGCCTATATTGAGTCGACTACAGGTGTAGCGGCTGGTGGGAGAACCGGTTTAACTTCTGTTGTTGTAGCGTCCTTATTCTTTGTCAGTATGTTCTTCTCAGGGATTATTCAAGCAATTGCGAATGTCCCATCGATTACGGCTCCTGTACTCATTATTGTTGGGTGCTTTATGATTGAGAACCTATCTCGAATTGACTGGAAGACGTTTGACGAGTCATTCCCAGCGTTCGCAATCTTGCTTGCTATGCCGCTTACTTCAAGCATTGCAGAGGGAATTGCAATTGGATTTATTACTTACCCTCTCTTGAAACTAGTTAGTGGGAAAGGCAAAGAGGTCCATTGGTTGCTCTATCTGTTCGCCGTTATTTTCGCTGTTTACCTTATATTCTTATAA